In Microbacterium enclense, one genomic interval encodes:
- the poxB gene encoding ubiquinone-dependent pyruvate dehydrogenase — MTTVAENIVAFLRRQNVARVYGLPGDSLNGFTDAIRRDGVIQWAHVRHEEGAAFAAAAEAELTGELAVCAGSCGPGNLHLINGLYDANRSRVPVLAIAAHIPTAEIGTNYFQETHPQELFRECSVYVEYVADPVQMPRLLEIAMREAIEKRGVAVLVIPGDVLLAKAKNDRVVAIERATPRILPSDDELRRTADALNAAEKVTILAGAGVAGAHEEVVELAARLQAPVVHALRGKEHIEWENPYDVGMTGLLGFSSGYRAMEDADVVLMLGTDFPYPQFYPQRATHIQVDVRGAQLGRRHPVDIGLVGTVRDTVQALLPLLTEAKSSRHADEAREHYRTTRAKLDDLAVPAGRGKPLHPQFVARTLDRLAADDAVFIPDVGSPVVWAARYLTMTRERRLIGSFSHGTMANAVSHAIGAQSAFPDRQVIALAGDGGLAMLLGELITIVQNKLPVKVVVFDNSSLNFVELEMKAAGFVTFGTDLKNPDFAAVAEAIGLTGFRVDESDDLEAALSAALAHEGPALVSVKTARQELSMPPSVTLEQAKGFTLYAIRTVLSGRGDELIDLAATNFRQLF, encoded by the coding sequence GTGACCACCGTCGCCGAGAACATCGTCGCCTTCCTTCGCCGTCAGAACGTCGCCCGCGTCTACGGTCTCCCCGGAGATTCGCTGAACGGCTTCACGGATGCCATCCGCCGAGACGGCGTGATCCAGTGGGCGCACGTGCGGCACGAGGAGGGGGCCGCTTTCGCCGCCGCGGCCGAGGCGGAACTGACGGGTGAGCTGGCGGTGTGCGCGGGCAGCTGCGGCCCCGGCAACCTCCACCTCATCAACGGTCTCTACGACGCGAATCGCTCGCGGGTTCCGGTCCTGGCGATCGCTGCGCACATCCCGACGGCCGAGATCGGTACCAACTACTTCCAGGAGACGCACCCGCAGGAGCTGTTCCGCGAGTGCTCCGTGTACGTCGAGTACGTCGCAGACCCGGTGCAGATGCCGCGGCTGCTGGAGATCGCGATGCGCGAGGCGATCGAGAAGCGGGGCGTGGCCGTGCTGGTCATCCCGGGCGACGTTCTCCTGGCGAAGGCGAAGAACGACCGTGTCGTCGCGATCGAGCGCGCGACCCCTCGCATCCTCCCCTCCGACGACGAACTCCGCCGGACCGCCGACGCGCTCAATGCCGCCGAGAAGGTCACGATCCTCGCCGGAGCGGGTGTGGCCGGCGCGCACGAGGAGGTCGTCGAGCTCGCCGCGCGTCTGCAGGCACCCGTCGTGCACGCGCTGCGCGGCAAGGAGCACATCGAGTGGGAGAACCCCTACGACGTCGGCATGACGGGTCTGCTCGGCTTCTCGTCGGGCTACCGCGCGATGGAGGACGCCGACGTGGTGCTGATGCTCGGAACCGACTTCCCGTACCCGCAGTTCTACCCGCAGCGCGCCACCCACATCCAGGTCGACGTCCGGGGTGCGCAGCTCGGGCGGCGGCATCCGGTCGACATCGGTCTGGTCGGCACCGTCCGCGACACGGTCCAGGCGCTGCTGCCGCTGCTGACCGAGGCGAAGTCCTCGCGCCACGCCGACGAGGCGCGCGAGCACTACCGCACGACGCGTGCGAAGCTCGACGACCTCGCGGTTCCCGCGGGGCGCGGCAAGCCGCTGCACCCGCAGTTCGTGGCGCGGACGCTCGACCGCCTCGCCGCCGACGACGCCGTCTTCATCCCCGACGTCGGCTCGCCCGTCGTCTGGGCGGCGCGGTACCTGACGATGACGCGCGAACGTCGACTCATCGGGTCGTTCTCGCACGGGACGATGGCCAACGCCGTCTCGCACGCGATCGGGGCCCAGTCGGCGTTCCCCGACCGGCAGGTCATTGCTCTGGCGGGCGATGGCGGGCTCGCGATGCTCCTCGGTGAGCTCATCACGATCGTGCAGAACAAGCTGCCGGTGAAGGTCGTCGTGTTCGATAACTCGTCGTTGAACTTCGTCGAGCTCGAGATGAAGGCCGCGGGCTTCGTCACTTTCGGCACGGATCTGAAGAACCCCGACTTCGCCGCGGTCGCCGAGGCGATCGGGCTCACGGGCTTCCGGGTCGACGAGTCGGACGACCTCGAGGCGGCGCTGTCCGCCGCGCTCGCGCACGAGGGGCCCGCGCTCGTCTCGGTGAAGACGGCGCGTCAGGAGCTGTCGATGCCGCCCTCGGTCACGCTCGAGCAGGCCAAGGGCTTCACGCTCTATGCGATCCGCACCGTTCTGTCGGGGCGCGGAGACGAACTGATCGACCTCGCCGCGACGAACTTCCGTCAGCTGTTCTGA